A window from Balearica regulorum gibbericeps isolate bBalReg1 chromosome 1, bBalReg1.pri, whole genome shotgun sequence encodes these proteins:
- the CHMP2B gene encoding charged multivesicular body protein 2b, which yields MASLFKKKTVDDIIKEQNRELRGTQRAITRDRAALEKQEKQLELEIKKMAKTGNKEACKVLAKQLVQLRKQKNRTYAVSSKVTSMSTQTKVMNSQMKMAGAMSTTAKTMQAVNKKMDPQKTLQTMQNFQKENMKMEMTEEMINDTLDDIFDASDEEEESQDIVNQVLDEIGIEISGKMAKAPSAARGLPSASTSKAATISDEEIERQLKALGVD from the exons ATGGCCTCGCTTTTCAAGAAGAAGACCGTGGACG atataATAAAGGAGCAAAATCGAGAGTTAAGAGGTACACAGAGGGCTATAACCAGAGATAGAGCAGCacttgaaaaacaggaaaaacaactg GaactggaaataaagaaaatggctAAGACTGGTAACAAAGAAGCCTGTAAAGTGCTAGCAAAACAGCTTGTCCAACTGCGGAAGCAGAAGAATCGAACATACGCTGTTAGCTCTAAAGTCACTTCTATGTCAACTCAAACAAAGGTCATGAACTCTCAGATGAAGATGGCAGGAGCGATGTCAACTACAGCAAAA ACAATGCAAGCAGTTAATAAGAAAATGGATCCACAAAAGACACTCCAAACTATGCAGaatttccagaaggaaaacatgaagaTGGAAATGACTGAAGAAATGA ttAATGATACACTGGATGATATTTTTGATGCTtctgatgaagaggaagaaagccaAGATATTGTTAACCAAGTGCTTGATGAGATAGGAATTGAAATCTCTGGAAAG ATGGCCAAAGCTCCATCAGCTGCCAGAGGCTTACCATCTGCATCAACATCAAAAGCTGCTACTATATCAGATGAAGAGATTGAACGTCAGCTCAAAGCTTTGGGAGTTGATTAG